A genome region from Erythrolamprus reginae isolate rEryReg1 chromosome 4, rEryReg1.hap1, whole genome shotgun sequence includes the following:
- the LOC139167080 gene encoding olfactory receptor 2AT4-like, translated as METCNFTGGSVPSFWLVGFPSLQDHQLLLFFVFLVFYLLILSSNVTIIVAVATDAKLHKPMYFFLTNLSILDILLTTLTIPRMLAMFLTNAKSVSSKGCFLQMYLFHGLAVTETFLLVVMSYDRYEAICHPLHYAVRMTKQKNLQLAAGAWFCALLVVIQPVVQSSQLTFHERPRVKHCFCDHLAVVQAACQNAYTNFQGFLGFTISMIVSFGPLALVVISYACIMASVLRIKSREGRQKTFSTCFSHLVVVTTYYSSIALAFLSYRVQMPSDIHILSDMTFAILTPLVNPLIYTLRNKDIKRAVRQLVSSKVPRERLCSDQVRSKEI; from the coding sequence ATGGAGACTTGCAACTTCACGGGGGGCTCCGTCCCGTCCTTTTGGCTCGTGGGCTTCCCCAGCCTCCAGGACCaccagctcctcctcttcttcgtctTCCTGGTCTTCTACCTGCTCATCCTTTCTAGCAACGTCACCATCATTGTGGCCGTGGCCACCGACGCCAAGCTCCACAAGCCCATGTACTTCTTCCTGACCAACCTGTCCATCTTGGACATCCTGCTGACCACCCTCACCATCCCTCGAATGCTGGCCATGTTCTTGACCAACGCCAAGTCGGTCTCCTCCAAGGGATGCTTCTTGCAGATGTACCTCTTCCACGGGCTGGCGGTAACGGAGACGTTTCTCTTGGTGGTGATGTCCTATGACCGCTACGAAGCCATCTGCCACCCCTTGCACTACGCGGTCCGGATGACCAAGCAGAAGAACCTACAGCTGGCCGCCGGAGCTTGGTTCTGCGCACTGCTGGTCGTCATTCAACCAGTGGTCCAGTCGTCTCAGCTGACCTTCCACGAGAGGCCCAGGGTCAAGCACTGCTTCTGCGACCACTTGGCGGTGGTCCAGGCCGCCTGTCAAAATGCCTACACAAACTTCCAGGGTTTCCTGGGCTTCACCATCTCAATGATCGTGTCCTTCGGCCCCCTGGCGCTGGTGGTCATCTCCTACGCCTGCATCATGGCCTCCGTCTTGCGGATCAAGTCCAGGGAAGGCCGCCAGAAGACCTTCTCCACTTGCTTCTCCCACCTGGTGGTGGTCACCACCTACTACTCCTCCATCGCTCTGGCCTTCCTCTCCTACCGCGTCCAGATGCCCAGCGACATTCACATTCTGAGTGACATGACCTTCGCCATTTTGACCCCTTTGGTCAACCCACTGATTTACACGCTGAGAAACAAGGACATCAAGAGGGCAGTGAGGCAGTTGGTGTCCTCGAAAGTGCCGAGAGAGAGACTCTGTTCAGACCAAGTGAGGTCCAAGGAGATTTAA